The following are from one region of the Candidatus Obscuribacterales bacterium genome:
- a CDS encoding type II toxin-antitoxin system prevent-host-death family antitoxin, whose translation MKIASISETKNNLSAILDLVRNGETVLITDRNKPVARIEPIIPEKDEDEEARLQRLEAAGIIKRAKKAMPSKWFFEGPLPKLPHGVSAVQYLLDEREEGY comes from the coding sequence ATGAAAATAGCCTCAATATCCGAAACAAAGAATAACCTCAGCGCAATACTGGATTTAGTTCGTAATGGCGAAACTGTTCTCATCACTGATAGGAATAAGCCGGTGGCCAGAATAGAGCCGATTATTCCGGAGAAAGACGAGGACGAAGAGGCGCGCCTTCAACGTTTGGAGGCTGCTGGAATTATTAAACGCGCTAAAAAGGCGATGCCGAGTAAGTGGTTCTTTGAGGGGCCCTTACCGAAATTACCTCATGGTGTTAGTGCGGTTCAGTATCTTTTAGATGAAAGGGAAGAAGGCTATTGA
- a CDS encoding tautomerase family protein: MPHVVVKLWPGRSEEVKKQIAERISKDISEIINKSEDSVSVAIEEINKDDWAEKVYNVEIKPNMDKLYKKPGYTM, translated from the coding sequence ATGCCCCATGTTGTTGTAAAACTTTGGCCGGGAAGATCAGAGGAAGTGAAAAAGCAGATTGCTGAGCGCATTTCCAAAGATATTTCGGAAATCATCAATAAGAGCGAAGACTCTGTTTCCGTCGCGATTGAAGAAATCAATAAAGACGACTGGGCAGAGAAGGTTTATAACGTGGAAATCAAGCCGAATATGGACAAGCTATACAAGAAGCCCGGCTATACAATGTGA
- a CDS encoding tetratricopeptide repeat protein: MLQGRRIAVALSLMLLSSNALLAKDAEWESHFKAGEKAEIEGNYAEAQSELAEALKLTAKFQTTDPRLAKTYYEVGELRLKQEDWPGAQQYFERALKVQEKLGDPLSVDVGNSVAGLATAHEQQGNHQMAVLLLKRVRNIWIKQYGANDSRLTSILPAMATYAMLDSDYATAQECYKQLISVEEHTSGSNSSNYGSALNSMASCLAYVGKFAEAEPYARRAVDVLSAAGDMPNALDAANANLQYICQKLGKPAPVISEKPAPVQVVAQAPVVTTPVVAAPVSKAPVAATPVATTPVAAAPVIPPAPPPTTSTLKVTGQLLTAKPETPAPAPVKKPEITKPVEAPKAPVVPVVKEPTPPSTPTGTAAPGKVQYLAGGKLITPEQFKAMTLANNAFELMREEKFLMAVQILKNALAIFPDLASAHSNIGMAYSQLGQFNDAETHLKKAISIDASRPSAWLNLASTFLVEGNLKEAVSTYGEFVQRFPNQKLVAKVQGIKSQLDKELKEQAAAEAAGQSSVDYFTYASHDGASRWPSDKSTIKVYIGSGTGTPGFKPEYAGFLADSFKQWETACPSVRFQMVKSGSGADIECAWTDDVTKIPSTLEGGDTSIQGGKKISHAAITILTKGASADSPLSPNQVRAVCLHQIGHALGLAGHSPKPQDVMYCSLPPASVKTPLSSRDTATIQKLYTQLVSFLVR, encoded by the coding sequence ATGCTTCAGGGTCGTCGTATTGCCGTTGCACTTTCGCTCATGCTTTTGTCGAGCAATGCTTTGCTTGCTAAAGATGCGGAATGGGAAAGCCACTTCAAGGCAGGCGAGAAAGCCGAAATAGAAGGCAATTATGCCGAGGCACAAAGTGAACTTGCAGAAGCATTGAAGCTAACTGCTAAGTTTCAAACGACGGATCCACGTCTAGCAAAGACCTATTACGAAGTTGGCGAATTAAGACTCAAGCAGGAAGATTGGCCAGGAGCGCAGCAGTATTTTGAACGCGCGTTGAAAGTACAAGAGAAATTAGGCGATCCTCTAAGTGTTGATGTTGGCAATTCGGTTGCAGGATTGGCTACGGCGCACGAGCAACAAGGCAATCACCAGATGGCTGTTTTGCTTTTGAAACGTGTACGCAATATTTGGATAAAACAATATGGCGCAAACGACAGCAGACTGACATCAATACTTCCGGCGATGGCTACTTATGCCATGCTTGATTCGGATTATGCAACAGCGCAAGAGTGCTACAAGCAACTCATTAGTGTTGAAGAACACACAAGTGGGTCCAACAGCTCAAATTATGGGTCTGCATTGAATTCGATGGCTTCGTGTCTGGCGTACGTCGGCAAGTTTGCAGAAGCTGAACCATATGCAAGACGTGCAGTAGACGTATTGAGCGCAGCGGGAGATATGCCCAATGCACTTGATGCAGCAAATGCCAACTTGCAGTACATCTGCCAGAAGTTAGGAAAACCGGCTCCGGTTATTTCAGAGAAGCCGGCACCAGTGCAGGTTGTTGCACAGGCTCCTGTGGTCACAACGCCCGTCGTTGCAGCACCTGTCTCCAAAGCTCCAGTTGCTGCGACTCCAGTAGCTACAACTCCCGTGGCAGCAGCTCCTGTAATTCCACCAGCACCACCACCGACTACTTCAACTTTGAAAGTTACCGGCCAATTGCTTACCGCAAAGCCGGAGACTCCAGCACCAGCTCCAGTTAAAAAGCCTGAGATAACAAAGCCTGTTGAAGCTCCCAAAGCACCAGTGGTACCGGTCGTCAAAGAACCGACACCGCCAAGCACACCTACCGGCACAGCAGCTCCGGGCAAAGTGCAATATCTTGCAGGTGGAAAGCTCATAACACCTGAGCAATTCAAGGCAATGACACTGGCGAATAACGCATTTGAATTGATGCGCGAAGAGAAATTCTTGATGGCTGTGCAAATTCTCAAAAATGCACTGGCAATTTTCCCAGACCTCGCCTCAGCACATTCCAATATAGGAATGGCTTACTCACAACTCGGTCAGTTTAACGACGCAGAGACACACTTGAAGAAAGCAATATCAATTGATGCTTCGCGTCCGTCGGCTTGGCTCAATCTAGCGAGCACATTTCTAGTAGAAGGAAATCTCAAAGAAGCTGTGTCTACGTATGGCGAATTTGTTCAACGTTTCCCTAATCAAAAGCTTGTAGCAAAAGTACAGGGAATAAAGTCACAGCTAGACAAAGAATTGAAAGAACAAGCTGCGGCTGAAGCAGCAGGACAAAGCTCTGTCGATTACTTCACTTATGCAAGTCACGATGGCGCATCGCGCTGGCCATCTGACAAGAGCACCATCAAGGTTTACATTGGATCCGGCACAGGCACGCCAGGCTTCAAACCTGAATACGCTGGCTTCCTTGCCGATAGCTTCAAGCAGTGGGAGACAGCCTGTCCATCAGTACGTTTTCAAATGGTAAAGAGTGGCTCTGGTGCTGACATAGAATGCGCATGGACAGATGATGTAACCAAAATACCTTCTACTCTTGAAGGTGGCGATACAAGTATTCAGGGTGGCAAGAAAATTAGTCACGCAGCAATTACGATTCTAACTAAGGGTGCAAGCGCAGATTCACCACTCAGCCCAAATCAAGTTCGTGCTGTTTGCCTGCACCAAATTGGTCATGCTCTTGGTCTAGCCGGACACAGTCCTAAGCCTCAAGATGTTATGTACTGCTCACTGCCACCGGCAAGCGTGAAGACTCCTCTGTCATCACGTGACACTGCGACAATTCAGAAGCTCTACACACAACTAGTTAGTTTCTTGGTCAGGTAA
- a CDS encoding lysophospholipase, giving the protein MKNLALSISCALLTSLCPANSQLMEMDKEDLPPPVQEKSKQPEAGVTPMMSWIDEKQKPKAYLVCIHGLGLHKGAFTAFAQRMNQLGFGVYAVDIRGFGSFHKDGDLSAHGHIDFPGALKDVEGALKFVRAQHPGSPVYLVGESMGGGISLQATSLYPNLIDGLICCVPAGERYNVAKDSLKVGLHLLGGAKKDMDVTEIVVGRSATTHLAPGQIQSEQSKKEAAEKQQELETKWIADLNEFGRLQLSPVELMAFQSFMDNNHKAAKKIATTPVLMMQGVGDALVKHEGQEELIQEIPSKDSKLVFVDQARHLILEEFQDNDPDVQESVIQLVSNWLNDHVAK; this is encoded by the coding sequence ATGAAGAATCTCGCACTCTCAATTAGCTGCGCACTGCTCACTTCATTGTGTCCAGCCAATTCACAGCTAATGGAAATGGACAAAGAAGACTTGCCACCGCCGGTGCAGGAAAAATCCAAACAACCGGAAGCAGGCGTCACGCCAATGATGTCTTGGATTGATGAGAAGCAAAAGCCAAAAGCATATTTGGTTTGTATTCATGGATTGGGATTGCACAAAGGCGCATTCACTGCCTTTGCTCAGCGCATGAATCAATTGGGCTTTGGTGTTTATGCTGTCGATATTCGTGGATTTGGCTCATTCCATAAAGATGGCGACTTGAGCGCTCACGGACACATTGATTTTCCAGGTGCGCTGAAAGACGTTGAAGGCGCCCTTAAATTTGTCCGCGCACAACACCCAGGCAGCCCAGTATATTTAGTCGGCGAATCAATGGGCGGCGGTATTTCCTTGCAGGCTACTTCTCTCTATCCGAATTTGATCGATGGACTTATCTGTTGCGTACCAGCTGGTGAAAGATACAACGTCGCCAAAGACTCACTCAAAGTTGGCTTGCATTTACTTGGCGGTGCCAAGAAGGATATGGATGTTACAGAGATTGTGGTCGGGCGCTCCGCTACAACACACCTAGCTCCTGGTCAGATTCAATCCGAACAAAGCAAGAAAGAAGCAGCCGAAAAGCAACAAGAATTAGAAACCAAATGGATAGCCGACCTAAACGAATTCGGCAGGTTACAGTTGTCTCCAGTCGAGCTGATGGCATTTCAAAGCTTTATGGACAACAATCACAAAGCAGCAAAGAAAATAGCCACGACGCCGGTCTTGATGATGCAAGGCGTTGGCGATGCTTTGGTCAAGCATGAAGGTCAAGAGGAATTAATTCAAGAAATTCCGTCAAAAGACAGCAAATTGGTATTTGTCGACCAAGCTAGGCATTTGATATTGGAAGAATTTCAGGACAATGATCCTGATGTGCAGGAAAGTGTTATTCAATTAGTGTCCAACTGGTTGAATGACCATGTAGCTAAGTGA
- a CDS encoding tetratricopeptide repeat protein, which yields MSKKQICLALLSVSLLSSTFTGTAWSASQIDWSKKLEKANHQLAIGEVDVAINLFSAEVKKHPEAGPPHVGLGKALKRKGRLSEAKSEFTRSTEVDPGYAEAFYELGSMQENDREWQAAASSFEQYLQLAPDSDHAKSAGERLRNCKEHLE from the coding sequence ATGTCAAAGAAACAAATATGCTTGGCTTTGCTAAGCGTCAGTTTGCTCTCGAGCACATTTACAGGCACAGCCTGGTCAGCTTCGCAAATTGACTGGAGCAAGAAGCTGGAAAAGGCAAATCACCAACTCGCGATAGGTGAAGTTGATGTAGCTATAAACCTCTTCTCTGCTGAGGTCAAAAAGCATCCAGAAGCTGGTCCGCCTCACGTAGGTCTGGGTAAAGCGCTGAAGAGAAAGGGCAGGCTCTCTGAAGCGAAGTCTGAGTTTACCCGCTCAACGGAAGTTGACCCAGGCTATGCAGAAGCTTTCTACGAACTTGGCTCGATGCAAGAGAATGATCGTGAATGGCAAGCAGCCGCAAGCTCATTTGAACAATACCTGCAACTTGCTCCGGATAGTGACCATGCAAAATCTGCCGGTGAGCGTCTGCGCAACTGCAAGGAACACCTAGAATAA
- a CDS encoding tetratricopeptide repeat protein: MKSPFVIGIAVVLSLVTSDCFATGSSDQGMVFFKQAKYAAAASAFAKSYASSHSATDCYYTALSYHYDRKSDLARKFYQETVQRFPNSREAALAQQALASTRPTTAAKITPFSTSRDNVATSAPATAPASDDPVSDLLAKAEAADRANQPSTADAYYSDAIRHAEKLGQNNPKLLQAITQSADYFAKHQRTDKALAAYDRARYILRIRHGEDSLQCGNNSLAIARMFKSVDNVDDAKSHYYQAIDTYTNALRGAEGKSNSTATQQRASLADTLDELANFLYNLTFSTRGYGNVEVKSQHTTDLEVSQLRARAERVRAGN, from the coding sequence ATGAAATCACCATTTGTAATCGGCATCGCTGTTGTACTTTCCTTGGTCACCAGCGATTGCTTTGCTACAGGTTCGTCTGATCAGGGAATGGTCTTCTTCAAGCAAGCGAAGTACGCAGCAGCAGCTTCAGCATTTGCCAAATCGTACGCGTCAAGTCACAGCGCAACAGATTGTTATTACACCGCCTTGTCTTATCACTACGATCGAAAGTCAGATCTGGCAAGAAAGTTTTATCAAGAAACCGTACAGCGTTTTCCAAACTCACGGGAAGCCGCTCTGGCACAGCAAGCTCTGGCCTCGACCAGACCAACAACAGCAGCGAAAATAACGCCCTTTTCGACATCCAGAGACAATGTCGCTACGTCAGCTCCTGCTACGGCTCCGGCTAGCGATGATCCAGTGTCAGATCTTTTAGCCAAAGCAGAAGCCGCCGACCGTGCAAATCAGCCATCGACAGCCGACGCTTACTATAGCGATGCTATTCGACACGCAGAGAAATTGGGACAAAACAATCCCAAACTCTTGCAAGCGATCACCCAGTCAGCAGATTATTTTGCTAAACATCAACGAACAGATAAAGCCTTGGCGGCTTACGATCGCGCAAGATACATCTTGCGTATTCGTCACGGCGAAGACAGCTTGCAATGCGGCAACAACAGTCTTGCTATTGCACGCATGTTCAAAAGCGTAGACAACGTCGATGATGCAAAGTCTCATTACTATCAAGCAATTGATACGTACACAAACGCTCTAAGAGGCGCGGAAGGCAAATCTAATAGCACTGCCACACAGCAGCGCGCCTCGCTTGCCGATACGCTGGATGAGCTTGCCAACTTTTTGTACAACCTCACCTTTTCCACTAGAGGCTATGGCAACGTGGAAGTAAAATCGCAGCACACGACCGACTTAGAAGTGTCCCAATTGCGCGCGCGAGCTGAACGAGTACGGGCCGGCAACTAA
- a CDS encoding efflux RND transporter permease subunit, with amino-acid sequence MNLSALSITRPVMTTLVMAAIMLFGVLGYTSLPISNLPNVDFPTILVTSNLPGANAETMASAISIPLEKQFATIAGLNQMTSTSTLGQSQITLQFDPSRNMDGAALDVQAAITAASRQLPPQMTVPPTFAKVNPASQPVIYLAVSSTTLPMHQVDYYAQTLIGQRISRIAGVAQVQVNGAQTYAVRVQVNPQRLASYGLGIDEVMNAVTAANQNQPTGILWGKTQAFTIQSNGQLLDANAYRSIIIASRNGNPIHLGDVASVIDSVQNDKAAGWYNNKPAVILAVLRQPGANTIEVVNKIKQLMPNFKEMAPKAVDIDILYDQSVAIRDSVNDVQATLLLTVALVVLVIYLFLGNLSATVIPSLALPISIVGTFAAMQLMHFSLNVLSLMALSLSVGFVVDDAIVMLENIVRHMEMGKSPMQAAFDGSKEIGFTILSMTLSLVAVFIPVLLLPGIVGRLFNEFSVTISVAILISGFISLTFTPMLCSRFLKAKDKKVGKSLLILKSEAVFDWMVRNYRTTLSYALHHRQMVVAVFFFMLILTAGLFVFMPKGFMPSEDANQVLIMTEAAQGASFDEMVNKHKSLCQIIQKEKDVQSVMSSIGIGNGSPNIALNQGRILVVLKGRDSRAVSAEQIIDDLAPKLKQVPGISCYLQVPPMVTIGGQVTKSIYQYTLSSPDSKELYAAARNLERRIREIPGVVDVGSDLQVDNPEVHVKVDRDKCARLGVTVQQVEDLLNNAYAARQISTMYTPTNQYWVIIEVEPSYYRDPSLLHTLYIHTSTGALIPLDTLCTMEMGVGPLLVNHVSQFPSVTLSFNLRPGASLGTVTNEIRKLSEELVPASITTSFQGSAHEFESSMKNLWLLLLLAVIVIYIVLGILYESYTHPITILSGLPSAGLGALLTLMIFGIDLNIYGFLGLIMLIGIVKKNAIMMIDFALDAQRRGGSDAEDAIFEAALTRFRPIMMTTMAALMGGLPIAMGIGAGAESRQPLGLTVVGGLLVSQLVTLYITPVFYIYFDKLQRQFAEKFKSVADLS; translated from the coding sequence ATGAACCTCAGCGCATTATCTATAACCAGACCGGTAATGACGACTCTAGTCATGGCTGCGATCATGCTCTTTGGTGTGCTCGGCTACACATCTTTGCCGATAAGCAATCTACCCAATGTTGATTTCCCGACAATTTTGGTGACCAGCAATTTGCCTGGAGCAAATGCGGAAACGATGGCATCGGCTATTTCAATTCCGCTGGAAAAGCAATTTGCCACAATTGCCGGACTCAACCAAATGACTTCCACGAGCACGTTGGGACAGTCACAAATAACTTTGCAATTCGATCCGTCGCGCAACATGGATGGTGCAGCTTTAGATGTACAGGCGGCAATTACTGCAGCGTCGCGCCAACTGCCTCCGCAGATGACAGTGCCGCCTACGTTTGCCAAGGTAAATCCCGCCAGTCAACCAGTTATTTATTTGGCTGTGAGTTCAACTACTTTACCTATGCATCAAGTTGACTACTATGCACAGACACTAATCGGTCAGCGAATTTCTCGAATTGCCGGTGTCGCTCAAGTGCAAGTCAACGGTGCGCAGACTTACGCTGTGCGCGTGCAGGTAAATCCGCAGCGTCTAGCGTCATATGGTTTGGGAATTGATGAGGTAATGAACGCTGTTACTGCGGCTAACCAAAATCAACCAACTGGAATTCTCTGGGGCAAGACACAGGCTTTCACTATTCAATCTAATGGTCAGCTTCTTGATGCTAATGCTTATCGCTCAATAATTATTGCTTCGCGCAATGGCAACCCAATTCACCTTGGTGATGTTGCCAGCGTTATTGACTCTGTGCAAAACGATAAAGCTGCTGGCTGGTACAACAATAAGCCCGCCGTCATCTTAGCTGTGTTGCGTCAACCTGGCGCTAATACAATTGAGGTGGTCAACAAGATCAAGCAGCTTATGCCTAATTTCAAAGAAATGGCACCCAAAGCAGTTGATATAGATATTCTTTACGACCAGTCTGTTGCTATTCGTGATTCGGTCAATGATGTGCAGGCGACATTGCTTCTCACGGTAGCGCTTGTAGTTCTAGTTATTTATTTGTTTCTGGGCAATCTTTCAGCGACTGTTATTCCAAGCTTGGCATTGCCAATCTCAATTGTTGGCACATTTGCTGCTATGCAATTGATGCATTTTAGTTTGAATGTCTTATCTCTTATGGCTCTGTCGCTGTCAGTTGGATTTGTTGTCGATGACGCTATTGTTATGTTGGAAAACATAGTCAGGCACATGGAAATGGGCAAAAGCCCGATGCAAGCGGCTTTTGATGGCTCAAAAGAAATTGGTTTCACTATTTTGTCCATGACGTTGTCGCTTGTTGCAGTATTTATTCCAGTCCTTTTATTGCCCGGTATTGTTGGACGACTCTTCAATGAATTCTCTGTGACTATCAGCGTTGCCATTCTTATTTCCGGCTTTATTTCGCTGACATTTACGCCGATGCTTTGCAGTCGCTTCTTGAAGGCTAAAGACAAAAAGGTCGGCAAGTCGCTATTGATTTTGAAATCTGAAGCAGTCTTTGATTGGATGGTGAGAAATTATCGAACCACTCTGAGCTATGCATTGCATCACAGACAAATGGTTGTTGCTGTATTTTTCTTCATGCTTATTTTGACAGCAGGCTTATTTGTATTTATGCCGAAAGGCTTCATGCCCAGTGAAGACGCCAATCAAGTTCTCATCATGACAGAAGCGGCCCAGGGTGCTTCATTTGATGAGATGGTAAATAAACATAAGAGCCTTTGCCAAATAATTCAAAAAGAAAAAGATGTTCAGTCGGTTATGTCCAGTATTGGTATCGGCAACGGCAGTCCGAACATCGCTCTTAACCAGGGACGAATTCTTGTTGTCTTAAAGGGGCGAGACAGTCGCGCTGTAAGTGCCGAGCAAATAATTGATGACCTGGCGCCCAAGCTTAAACAAGTACCGGGCATCAGCTGCTATTTGCAGGTGCCGCCGATGGTCACAATTGGTGGACAGGTGACCAAGAGTATTTACCAGTACACCCTATCTAGTCCCGACAGCAAAGAGTTATATGCAGCGGCGCGCAATCTGGAAAGGAGAATACGAGAAATACCAGGAGTGGTTGATGTCGGCAGTGACTTGCAAGTCGACAATCCGGAAGTCCACGTGAAGGTTGACAGAGACAAATGTGCCAGACTTGGCGTCACAGTACAGCAAGTAGAAGATTTGCTGAATAACGCTTATGCGGCAAGACAAATTTCGACCATGTATACGCCGACTAATCAGTACTGGGTGATTATTGAAGTTGAGCCAAGCTATTATCGTGATCCTTCGTTACTGCACACGCTGTACATCCATACAAGCACCGGTGCTCTCATACCGCTTGATACTCTATGCACAATGGAAATGGGTGTTGGTCCGTTGCTCGTGAACCATGTAAGCCAATTCCCGTCAGTAACACTGTCATTCAATTTGAGACCGGGTGCATCATTAGGTACGGTCACTAACGAAATCCGTAAGCTGTCAGAGGAGTTGGTGCCGGCTTCAATTACGACAAGCTTCCAGGGATCTGCTCATGAGTTTGAAAGCTCGATGAAAAATCTTTGGCTACTCTTGTTATTAGCTGTAATTGTTATTTATATAGTATTGGGGATTCTTTACGAAAGTTACACGCATCCGATCACTATCTTGTCCGGACTGCCTTCTGCCGGGCTTGGCGCATTACTCACCTTAATGATCTTCGGAATTGATTTAAATATATATGGGTTTCTTGGATTGATAATGTTAATTGGTATCGTGAAGAAAAACGCCATCATGATGATCGACTTTGCACTTGATGCACAGCGTCGCGGTGGCAGTGATGCTGAAGATGCAATTTTTGAAGCCGCTCTCACACGCTTTCGTCCTATTATGATGACGACAATGGCGGCGTTAATGGGCGGACTGCCGATTGCGATGGGTATTGGAGCCGGCGCTGAATCAAGGCAACCGCTTGGACTAACTGTCGTCGGCGGATTGTTGGTGTCGCAGCTGGTTACCCTGTATATTACGCCCGTCTTTTATATTTACTTTGATAAGTTGCAGCGGCAGTTTGCCGAGAAGTTCAAGTCGGTGGCGGATTTAAGTTAG